DNA sequence from the Littorina saxatilis isolate snail1 linkage group LG9, US_GU_Lsax_2.0, whole genome shotgun sequence genome:
gtccaaaagacttgaaaaagttgaacaaatcatttgcagatagtcaagaagaaatttaagtataagcggcaaattatgtattattaagtccttcttagtttcacaatttgtttacgttatgcaggcgcttcttgcccctgttaaagttctcgataagttgaatactattttgttcaggtttctctggaaaaggaagtattcaaatacaaaagccgaaatgtattgtgtaatgtggtggaagaaggtggtattaacatgataaacgtccacgatatgcagacttcttttttactcacatgggctgcaaaacttcaacaacaaaaacatgaaccgtggacaacgattccattaagtctttatcaggtattgggaagaaatttactttgttttaaagccacaacaccactaaaactgttccaaggtattgaatgcattcgatcaaacttttggacagaagttctcttaaaatgaatccataataaagcattgatttatgagagagaagatcgctttggcgatcaatgtttgtggaacaatataaaagtggtttataaaaataaaagcttatattttaaaaaaatggatagaagcgcacttagatacggtgaaagatatttgggttaacggagatatgattccttttaaccagctgtgcacaaagataggatacagtccctctagatttttttAGTACGGCGCAaagactgctgtgcgagcgcttgcacttcgcaaaaacacagccagcccgcgagcaggcgaacacaataatgaccttgacacacggaaccctgtgatcattaacccctccgcgagaaagttTCGCATGCTGATTGTCCAGTCcaaagcgagcgagccttgcgctgttacattttggttacataaatatcaggttaaactagatcacaattattggctgttagcaagcaaatgtacaaaagaagaaagattacgattgttacaatggaaaatattacataatatttatcccacgaatatattattaaaaaaaatgaaaattagagaaacaaaattatgtacattttgtaaacacattgattatgttgaacacttttttgggcaatgtgagaagttgacgagcttttgggaaaatgttgtccattatattctcagaacacgatgtcttgtttggttatcaacctagtaatatatgccaaaataataaggtacttaatcacattattttgattgcaaaaatgtgtattagtaaatataagtatggtgatagatacgatttgaatagtatattggaaaatgaaatgtacattggaagtatgtgagtaatgtataagtcgagatgaggtgaagtgatatatgacgtttgtgaatattatgaggggggtgggagagagcggatggacgagaataaggaaaaaaaaaaaggagaaaaaaaagtaaccatgtatggctcctcaattgctttttgtataaacaaccatgcaaaccacaaaaaaagagaaacaaaaagaaacaggttttctccaatttaaaaaaaaacaaaaaaaacaaaaacaagtcgcttaaggcgaaattactacatttagtcaagctgtggaactcacagaacgcactgcattttttttacagtgaccgtagtccgccgctcgcgcaaaacgcagtgaaactgacgagactgtttagcgcggtggtggtttcgctgtgctgcatagcacgcttttctgtacctctcttcgttttatctttctgagcgtgtttttaatccaaactctATAtgatttggaatcaggaaccgacaaggaataagatgaaattgttttttaatcgatttcggaaatttgattttgatcataatttttaatttttaattttgagagcttgtttttaatccgaatataacatatttatatgtttttggaatcagaaaataatgaagaataagatgaatgtaaatttcgatcgttttataaaaataaaattaattacaattttcagatttttaatgaccaaagtcattaattaatttttaagccaccaagctgaaatacaatactgaagtccggcctttgtcgaagattgcttggccaaaatttcaatcaattcgattgaaaaatgaggatgtgacagtgccgtctcaacttttacaaagagccggatatgacgtcatcaaagacatttatcgaaaaaagaaaaaacacgtccggggatatcatacccaggaactctcatgtaaaatttcataaagatcggtccagtagtttactctgaatcgctctacacacgcgcacgcacagacaaaacttgactaaatgtaaaaagagagagagagagagagagagagagagagagagagagagagagagagagagagagagagagagagagagagagagcgagagagagagagatgataatgatgatgatggaactttatttttcaaggatagaggtttaaggtgacgccttttcttacaaccggtccttacttctaatacaaatgtctaataaatgataaacaagtaaagcaacatgacaaataaacaaagtaaacgaacgaaccagcaaacaatcgacaagtaagcaaacaagcaaataaacataaacaacaaaatgacaaagtaaggaacatacaaatcaaaagcaaaacatgcaacatattaattgaggttatacatgtaaagtgatcgacggttaaagttccatcctcacctattcacactttactgagactatacacaaccatcagtgtgtataggaaacaggtacttaacgccttcgtccgtacgggttacacactgtgtatagccaaacggtacctaatgtggatttcgtacgtacagaagtcacacagagccgtctgcgtatgaccggtacctaaggtgcccctcgtccgtatgtgtgtgtgtgtgtgtgtgtgtgtgtgtgtgtgtgagtgtatgtgtgcgtgtgtgtctctgtaAATTTGATCCTCTTAGTTTTTAAACTTTATTTCGGAATCAAGTGCATAACACATGAGTAAGCTGCACCTCGTCCAAAAGCAGAACCTGAACATTCATACCATCAGCTTTATTTTAGTGACAGCTCCGACTGAGTGCTTGGGCTGGTGAGTACTGTATGACAGACAGGAGAAGTAACACGCAGTCTTACCCGAGGGCCCAAGGAAGAATCCCAGCCCGGTCCCGGTTTGACCCGGTCCCCTACTCTCAGTACTTTGGCCAGCGCCGCCTTTCTGGGTTTGTCTGCAGTCCGCGGTGTTGTCGCTGATGTCGCTGTAGATGTTGCTGGTGACGGCTGTGTAGGCTGCTGTAAGGTTGTCGGTGTTGTGGTGGGCTTTGTGATCTGACCTGTAGACACATTTCAGTACATGAAAAACGTTCAATTCATGTGTAAAGTCTGTATCTAGAATTTGTATTTATCAATTATCTAACGTAACGTAATTATGATACTTTACGtggtaagttgttgtttttattaaagaGATATTGATTTTACGATGTATTTAAATGTATTATTTCAAGGCATGATCGAGAGACTAAGAACTGACCCCTCCTTGCATCTTTCGTGACGTGTCCCTGAATGACTGTGTCCCTCTACAAgcagtgtgtgacagaataacgcctcgtcccagacacagacagacagcgtaAGATGACACCATCACTCAGATGTTATGCGTACCAACTGTTATGGTCTTTTCACTCAATTCATCGTTATGTACAAGTGATACTTACAGGTAGCCTAATTCTTATCATCACTGAGATAAAATGCGATTAATTTTCAAAAAGCGTAAGCCGAGAACAAAAAAGATAATGACATGGACGCTGaatgagccccccccccccccccccttctgtgtTCTTGAGACAagaagcaacaacaaacaaccaacacagaaaaGCTGTACAGGAAGTATGACGTACCCAGAGAGGCAATGTCGGCCCTCAGTTGATTCAGTTTCTGGAGGTCCAAGGTCAAATCTTTGACCTCCATCTTGCGTGTCGTTCCGGTCTGTGACTCCAGGTCGTCGAGGCGTGACGTCAGACCTTCCATCATCCCCAGCAGAGACCCTCCAGACGCTGACTGCACCACATTTCCTACGCTGGCTGCGTTCAGTGCTAAGGCCGCCCGCCATTTCTCAAGCTCCGCCAGTGACGTCATGACGGCGTCTTCTTCAGCCTGTATCAGCTCGTTGACCTCCTGACGTCGCGTCTTCAAGCACTGCTCAAGGTCATCGAACATGTCATTGGCCTTTTTACGCATGGCCTTGAAAGTGTCCGTGACCTCTTGGATCTAAAACACAGGAACACTGATCACTCTGTGAAGTGGACTTCTAAATGTCGTTTTTAAAAACGAATTTCGTACTGAGAAATCGATAAATCCTAGTACATGTGGTTACGAcaatgtgtttttttaacgtCCAAACAAATCATTTAAGCATGCAACAAGATATGCATTCACCATACCATCCATTTCCCCCCGATTTTTATCATCCATCGAGAGCTAAAAAGTCATGCGAATTCAGTCAGATAGGATTtaagtctgtttgtttttacgtCAAGATAAATCATTCAAGCATGCATAATGCATTCACCTTACCATCCATTTCCCCCCGATTTGGATCATCCAATGAGACTGATAACGTCATGTAAATTCAGTCAGACACGATTTAAACCTGCTTTCATGGTACACTTTAACAAATGAAGCACAACGATTGAAAGAAACATTGAGAGGAAAAAGTCTGATAACACAACAGCATTAACATGAAGAGTTCACACCAACCTCCGTTGCCAATGCTGTCGCTCTGTCCCTCAGTCTCTGTGCCTGTTGTTCcagttctcttctcttctctgtcGCCACGTCTGGGATGGCCTTCACCTCTGCACAGCTGCGGTGATTGGTCGGAAAACACAGCATGCAAATGAGCTCCTGGTGGGTGGAGCAATACAGCTCAGCCGGCCTATCATCGTGCACGTTACAAGTTGCGCGGTTTATCTGAGCCAACTGCTGCGGACTGAGTTTGTTTAAGTCTTCAATGACGTGTTTCCTGGTTGAGGGTATGTTCTTGTGAGTCCTTATACAAGCTTTGCAGATTTTTGCGTCACATTGCAAGCAGAATGACGTGGCAGCTACGCTGTTGTCACAGATCATGCATACATGCTGACCGCTGAGCACTTTGTGACTGTCCACTAGAGCCATGGTGGCCAGGTCAGTGGGCAGGTCATTGACCAGAGTGTCAAGGTCACGCTGACCTCGGCTGGTGGAGGGCAGGATGGGG
Encoded proteins:
- the LOC138976488 gene encoding transcription intermediary factor 1-beta-like isoform X1 codes for the protein MAAASATSSSELPECPVCHDGYKEPKILPCTHLACKKCVVSWLQKAGVNGGCPLCRAPILPSTSRGQRDLDTLVNDLPTDLATMALVDSHKVLSGQHVCMICDNSVAATSFCLQCDAKICKACIRTHKNIPSTRKHVIEDLNKLSPQQLAQINRATCNVHDDRPAELYCSTHQELICMLCFPTNHRSCAEVKAIPDVATEKRRELEQQAQRLRDRATALATEIQEVTDTFKAMRKKANDMFDDLEQCLKTRRQEVNELIQAEEDAVMTSLAELEKWRAALALNAASVGNVVQSASGGSLLGMMEGLTSRLDDLESQTGTTRKMEVKDLTLDLQKLNQLRADIASLGQMTKPATTQRTLQQPTQPSPATSTATSATTPRTADKPRKAALAKVLRVGDRVKPGPDWPSWYGPKDKKGTVTAIPSRLAPQQGVDPQGLVDVQWDGGDEDCYLMGRNGRYSLDLL